A section of the Salvelinus sp. IW2-2015 linkage group LG7, ASM291031v2, whole genome shotgun sequence genome encodes:
- the LOC111966325 gene encoding protein-L-isoaspartate O-methyltransferase domain-containing protein 2 isoform X1 — translation MFTSRIVATSIECLWGKTRSESVRMGGAVSAGEDNDELIDNLKEAQYIRSDLVEQAFRAIDRADYYLEEFRDSAYKDLAWRHGNIHLSAPCIYSEVMEALDLQPGLSFLNLGSGTGYLSTMVGLILGPFGVNHGVELHQDVIEYAYQKLEFFIKTSDSFDRFEFCEPCFVMGNCLEIAPESGQYDRVYCGAGVQQEQEDYMKNLLKVEGILVLPLEEKLTKITRTGYNSWETKNIIAVSFAPLVLPKHRDNSKPKAVPLPTMFEVRTLQDLARISIRLTLKKTVAGPGPLPRRRLAHNGEQLRRAQHCGSTLLSNRYVFMSRLIPGPMDDNNRSDTEEEEEEGNCRILGEPEEEQEEEGEESREGGALLHEAPVNLLRERILGLPLPEPLKMYMLHYREK, via the exons ATGTTTACGTCCAGAATTGTGGCGACATCTATTGAATGTTTATGGGGGAAAACGAGAAG cgAGTCCGTGAGGATGGGAGGAGCCGTGAGTGCGGGGGAGGATAACGATGAGTTGATTGACAACCTGAAGGAGGCTCAGTACATCCGCTCGGACCTGGTGGAGCAGGCCTTTAGGGCCATAGACAGGGCCGACTACTATCTGGAAGAGTTCAGAGACAGTGCCTACAAGGACCTGGCCTGGAGGCACGGCAACATCCACCTCTCAGCACCCTGCATCTACTCCGAGGTGATGGAGGCCTTGGATCTCCAGCCTGGCCTGTCCTTCCTCAATCTGGGCAGTGGTACGGGCTACCTCAGCACTATGGTGGGACTCATACTGG GTCCATTTGGAGTGAACCATGGGGTGGAGCTGCACCAAGATGTCATTGAGTATGCATACCAGAAACTGGAGTTTTTCATCAAGACCAGCGACAGCTTCGACAG gtttgaGTTCTGTGAGCCCTGCTTCGTGATGGGGAACTGTCTGGAGATAGCCCCAGAGAGTGGTCAGTATGACAGGGTGTATTGTGGAGCTGGGGTGCAGCAGGAGCAGGAAGACTACATGAAGAACCTGCTCAAAGTGGAGGGAATCCTAGTGCtgccattggaggagaag TTGACCAAGATCACTCGAACAGGCTACAACAGCTGGGAGACCAAAAACATCATTGCTGTGTCCTTTGCCCCACTGGTGTTGCCCAAACACAGAGATAACAGTAAACCCAAAGCAGTGCCTTTAC CGACCATGTTTGAGGTGCGGACTCTGCAGGACTTGGCTCGCATCTCTATCCGTCTGACGTTAAAGAAGACAGTGGCGGGGCCAGGGCCGTTGCCCAGGAGGAGGTTGGCCCACAACGGGGAGCAGCTCCGGCGGGCCCAACACTGTGGCTCCACCCTGCTTTCCAACCGCTACGTATTCATGAGCCGCCTCATCCCCGGGCCGATGGACGACAACAACCGCTCAGacacagaagaggaggaagaagaggggaacTGCAGGATTCTAGGAGAacctgaggaggagcaggaggaagagggggaggagagtagggagggCGGTGCCCTTCTACATGAGGCTCCAGTGAACCTGCTAAGAGAAAGGATCCTGGGCCTGCCGCTCCCTGAGCCTCTGAAGATGTACATGCTCCACtacagagagaagtag
- the LOC111966325 gene encoding protein-L-isoaspartate O-methyltransferase domain-containing protein 2 isoform X2 — translation MGGAVSAGEDNDELIDNLKEAQYIRSDLVEQAFRAIDRADYYLEEFRDSAYKDLAWRHGNIHLSAPCIYSEVMEALDLQPGLSFLNLGSGTGYLSTMVGLILGPFGVNHGVELHQDVIEYAYQKLEFFIKTSDSFDRFEFCEPCFVMGNCLEIAPESGQYDRVYCGAGVQQEQEDYMKNLLKVEGILVLPLEEKLTKITRTGYNSWETKNIIAVSFAPLVLPKHRDNSKPKAVPLPTMFEVRTLQDLARISIRLTLKKTVAGPGPLPRRRLAHNGEQLRRAQHCGSTLLSNRYVFMSRLIPGPMDDNNRSDTEEEEEEGNCRILGEPEEEQEEEGEESREGGALLHEAPVNLLRERILGLPLPEPLKMYMLHYREK, via the exons ATGGGAGGAGCCGTGAGTGCGGGGGAGGATAACGATGAGTTGATTGACAACCTGAAGGAGGCTCAGTACATCCGCTCGGACCTGGTGGAGCAGGCCTTTAGGGCCATAGACAGGGCCGACTACTATCTGGAAGAGTTCAGAGACAGTGCCTACAAGGACCTGGCCTGGAGGCACGGCAACATCCACCTCTCAGCACCCTGCATCTACTCCGAGGTGATGGAGGCCTTGGATCTCCAGCCTGGCCTGTCCTTCCTCAATCTGGGCAGTGGTACGGGCTACCTCAGCACTATGGTGGGACTCATACTGG GTCCATTTGGAGTGAACCATGGGGTGGAGCTGCACCAAGATGTCATTGAGTATGCATACCAGAAACTGGAGTTTTTCATCAAGACCAGCGACAGCTTCGACAG gtttgaGTTCTGTGAGCCCTGCTTCGTGATGGGGAACTGTCTGGAGATAGCCCCAGAGAGTGGTCAGTATGACAGGGTGTATTGTGGAGCTGGGGTGCAGCAGGAGCAGGAAGACTACATGAAGAACCTGCTCAAAGTGGAGGGAATCCTAGTGCtgccattggaggagaag TTGACCAAGATCACTCGAACAGGCTACAACAGCTGGGAGACCAAAAACATCATTGCTGTGTCCTTTGCCCCACTGGTGTTGCCCAAACACAGAGATAACAGTAAACCCAAAGCAGTGCCTTTAC CGACCATGTTTGAGGTGCGGACTCTGCAGGACTTGGCTCGCATCTCTATCCGTCTGACGTTAAAGAAGACAGTGGCGGGGCCAGGGCCGTTGCCCAGGAGGAGGTTGGCCCACAACGGGGAGCAGCTCCGGCGGGCCCAACACTGTGGCTCCACCCTGCTTTCCAACCGCTACGTATTCATGAGCCGCCTCATCCCCGGGCCGATGGACGACAACAACCGCTCAGacacagaagaggaggaagaagaggggaacTGCAGGATTCTAGGAGAacctgaggaggagcaggaggaagagggggaggagagtagggagggCGGTGCCCTTCTACATGAGGCTCCAGTGAACCTGCTAAGAGAAAGGATCCTGGGCCTGCCGCTCCCTGAGCCTCTGAAGATGTACATGCTCCACtacagagagaagtag